A segment of the Mycobacterium intracellulare ATCC 13950 genome:
GTAGATCTACGGCCCGGGGGTCGTAGATCCGCGCGCCGCGCGAAGGCGATCTGCGCGTATTGGCCGATGTTTTGCCTAGTCGGCGGAGGCGATGCTGACTAACATGAGCCAACATGCGGAAATACCGTCGCTAACCTGGGACGATTTGGGCGTGGTCGAGTTGCTGCCGACCGGAACGGTGACGTTGCTGCTGGCCGATGTCGAGGGCTCGACGCGGCTGTGGGAAACGCGGCCCGAGGAGATGACGGCCGCGCTGGTCCAGCTGAACAAGACGGTGAACGAAGCGATCGCCTCGCACGACGGGGTGCGCCCGCTCGAACAGGGTGAGGGCGACAGCTTTGTGGCCGCCTTCGCGCGGGCGTCCGACGCGGTGGCATGTGCGCTGGAGTTGCAGCGGGCCCCGCTGGCCCCGATCCGGCTGCGCATCGGAATCCACACCGGCGAGATCCAGCTGCGCGACGACGCCAACTACGCCGGCCCGACGATCAATCGCACCGCGCGGCTGCGCGACTTGGCGCATGGTGGCCAGACCGTGTTGTCCGGGGTGACCGAATCGCTGGTCGTCGACCGCCTTCCCGAGGACGTCTGGCTGGCCGATCTGGGCAGCCATCCCTTGCGGGACCTCCCGCGTCCCGAACGGGTCGTGCAGGTGTGTCATCCGGACCTGCGCAACGAGTTCCCGCCGCTGCGCGTCCGCACAGCTGTTGTGGCGCAGAACCTTCCCGCCCAGTTGACGAGCTTTGTCGGCCGCCAAGCGCAACTGGGCGAATTGCGGGACATCGTCACCGCCAACCGGCTGGTGACGCTGACCGGAGCCGGCGGCGCGGGAAAGACCAGGCTGGCCGTCGAAAGCGCCGCACGAGTGGCCGCGGACTTCTCCGATGGGGTCTGGTACGTCGACCTCGCGCCGATCACCATCCCGGAAGTGGCGCCGGTGACCGTCGCCCGCACGCTGGGACTGCCCGATCAACCGGGCCGCTCCACCATGGATCTGCTCGTTCGGTTCTTCGGCGACAAGAAGATCTTGCTGCTGCTCGACAACTGTGAGCACCTGCTTGACGCATGCGGCGCGATGGCCATCGAATTGCTGGCGGCCTGCCCACAATTGACGATCCTGGCCACCAGCCGCGAGCCGCTGGGCTTGCCCGGGGAGCTGAGCTGGCGGGTTCCGTCGCTGTCCCTTGCCGACGAGGCCATCGAATTGTTCACCGACCGGGCGCGGCGTGCCCGCCCCGAATTCGTTGTGACAGAGGAAAACCGGGCACTGCTCGAGCAGATCTGCGAGCGTCTGGACGGCATGCCATTGGCGATCGAGCTCGCCGCCGCGCGGGTTCGGGCGCTGTCGTTGCATCAGATCGTGGACAGCCTGCATGACCGGTTCCGGTTGCTCACCGGGGGTGCGCGCACCGCGGTGCGCCGCCAGCAGACGCTGCGAGCCTCGGTGGATTGGTCGCACGCGCTACTGACAGAACCGGAGCAGGTGCTGTTTCGGCGGCTGGCCGCGTTCGCCGGCGGTTTCGACCTGGATGCTGCCCAAGCCGTCGGCGCCGACAGCGATGTCGAAAGCTACCAGCTGCTGGATCAATTGAGCTTGCTGGTCGACAAATCTCTCGTCGTCGCCGACGACACCGCAGACGGGATGCGCTACCGCTTGCTGGAGACGGTGCGCCAGTACGCCCAGGAAAAGCTCGGCGAATCCGGTGAGGCCGACGAGGTTCGCACGCGCCACCGCGACTACTACACGACCCGGGCCATTGACTTTGAGTCACATGGGTTGAGCGGCCTTGAGGCGCTGTTGAATTGGGCACAGAGCGAAATCGACAACCTGCGAGCCGCCTACAGCTGGAGCCTGGAGAAATCCGAGCCGGAGATTGCGCTGGAGCTGGTGTCCGCGGTACAGCAGGTCTGGATCCGCTGCGGGCGGTTCCGGGAAGGACTGGCGGGGTTCGACGCGCTCTTGACTGACGAAACGCGATCGCACGTCACGCCCGCGGCCTGGGTGCGCGGGGTCGCCTATCACGGTGTGCTGTGCGCGTGGGCGGGGGCACGCGGGGATGTGGACCGTTCCCGCGAGGCGTTGGCGATCGCTCGTGAGCTCGACGTCCCGGCGTTGCTCGCCCTGGCCCTGGTCGGGCGGGGCGGGTTGGCACTCTACGAGGTCGACAAACTGGAGTCCTACGTTGACGAGGCCATCGACCTGGTTCGTGCGATCGATGATCGGTGGAGTCTGTGTCAGACTCTTGCCTATCTGGCGGTGACGAATTGCTATGCAGGTGAACCAATTCCGATGCGGGCGGCGGCGGAAGAAGGACGTGACCTTGCCGACGCGCTCGGCGACCGGTTCTTCTCCCGGAACTGTCGGACGTGGTTGGGTCTCGCGCTGTGCATGCAGGGCAATCTCACCGAGGCGCAAGAGGTCCTGCATGCGTTGGCCGAGGAAGCAGAGGCTGCCCGCGATCTCCCGATGACGGTCTTCGGTCAAGTGGGCTATGGACAGGTGCTCGCCTTCCAGGGGCGGGCGGCCACCTTGTTAACCTCGGCGCGATCCGCCTTCAATGCCGCCGAGGCGATGGGTGGACTCTACGGAGACACCATGTATGCGATGTTTGCGCATGCGGCCCTGATTACCGGCGATGGCGCGGGCGCACGGCAGGCAGCCGAAGAGGCGTGGCGGCATACGGTTCCGGCGCGCGAGCTCTACGCGAGGTGTTTCAATCCGATGGCTGAGGCCGCGCTGGCATGCGGTGACGTCGCCGCCGCCCGCCGTTGGGTCGATGACACCGTCGCGATGGTCCCGGGTTGGCACCAAATGGGTGCGCGAACGGTGCGGGCGCACATCGCGTTAGCCCAGGGCGATCTCGACCAGGCCGAGCGCGACGCACACGAAGCCCTCGTGATCGCCGCCCGCACCCAGGGATATCTGCGGGTGGCCGACGCGTTGGAATGCCTCGTCCGATTGGCGGCCGACGTCGGCACCCATTCATACGGGGCCCGCCTGCTCGGCGCGTCGGCCGCGATCCGCGAGCGCATGGGTCATGCCCGCTTTGCGTTGTATCGGGAGGGCTACGACTCGGCAGTGGCGGCCATACGAGAAGGATTGGGGCAGAATGCCTTTGACGCCGCTTGGGCGGAAGGGGCCGCGCTGTCCACCGAAGAGGCGATCGCCTACGCGCAACGCGGGCGTGGCGAACGCAAACGCCCGAGTAGCGGCTGGGAATCGCTGACGCCCATGGAGAACGATGTGGTACGTCTGGTCCGTGAAGGCCTGGGCAACAAGGAGATCGGCGCGCGGCTTTTCATCTCGCCGCGCACCGTCCAGACGCACCTCACCCACGTCTACTCGAAGCTCGGCCTGACATCCCGGGTCCAGCTGGTGCAGGAAGCGGGCCGTCGCTCCTGAATTTACTTCGCCGCGACGACGAATCCGCGGATGATCGCGTCGATGTCCGTCGACTCCGCGGCGGCCTGGTTGGCCATGCTGGTGATGGTCAGCTGCACCAGGTAGCGCTTGTGGTCCGGCGGCGGCCCGGTGGGGATGACGATGCGGTTCCAACTGTGTAGCCGTATGCCGTCGAGGTCGTAGCTGCCCTGGATCATCGACGACGGGAAGCCGCTGTACGGCGTGCCCGAGGCGTCCAGCTGCTTGAAGTTCTCGAACAGGCGCGCATCGTCGTTGCCGTGCTTGATGACTTCGGCCGGGTCGAAATCCCCGTTCAGCTGGAAGGCCACCAGCCGCGCCGTCGGAAATTTACCGCCCTTGGAGATGATCAAGGTTTGCGGTGTGATGTTGGGACTGGTGAACGGCGCCCAGCCCTGCGGCGTCGGGATCGAGATCGTCAGGCCGGGAACGGATTCCGGTGCCACGGGTTGGCCGGTCACCCCGATGCTTTGCAGATACTGCGACAGGGGGACCGGCTTTGCCGTCGGGGTGGTGGTAGAGGTCGTCGGCGTCTTCGACAAGATCGATTGATAGTCAGGAGCTTTCGGGGCGCACCCGGCGGCCGACACGGCCAGTGCAACTATCGCGGCACCGGCCGCGCAGCTGCCGAACCGATTCACAGAATCTCGCGGACCGCGTCGATCGGGCGGGCAAGCCGAGTGCCCTTCGTCGTGACGACGAAGGGCCGTTCGATCAGGATCGGGTGTTCGACCATGGCGTCGAGCAATTGCTCATCGGTCGCGTCGGCGAGATTGAGCTCCTCATACAGCGATTCACGCTTGCGCACCGCCGTACGCACGTCGATGCCGGCGTCGCGAATCATCTTCACCAGCTCGGCACGCGACGGCGGGTTCTTCAGGTACTCGACGACTTCGGGCTCAAGGCCGCTGTCGCGCAACAGGTCCAGCGTCTTGCGGGAGGTGCTGCAGCGGGGGTTGTGGTAGATGACGGTGTCGGCCATTTAGGCGTCCCCGTCGAACAGCCCTGTGACCGAGCCGTTTTCGAACACAGCACGGATGGTGCTGGCCAGCAGTGGCGCGATGGACAGGACCGTCAGCTGCGGGAAACGCTTCTCCTCACCGATCGGCAAGGTGTTCGTCACGATCACCTCCCGGGCGCCGCAGCCGGCCAGCCGCTCGGCCGCCGGGTCGGAGAGCACACCGTGCGTCGCGGCGATCACCACGTCGGCCGCGCCGTCGTCGTGCAGCAGCTTGACCGCGCCGGCGATGGTGCCACCCGTGTCGATCATGTCGTCGATCAAGACGCAGGTGCGTCCCGCCACCTCACCGACGACGCGGTTGGACACCACCTGGTTGGGCACCCGCGGGTCGCGGGTCTTGTGGATGAACGCCAGCGGGACACCGCCCAGGGCGTCGGCCCATTTCTCGGCGATGCGCACCCGGCCGGAGTCGGGGGAGACGACCACCATGTTGCCGTCGGGGTAGTTGTCCCGGATGTAGCCGGTGAGCAGGTTCTGCCCGCGCATGTGATCGACGGGCCCGTCGAAGAAGCCCTGGATCTGATCGGTGTGCAGGTCGACGGTCACGATCCGGTCGGCGCCGGCGGTCTTGAGCAGGTCGGCGACCAGGCGCGCCGAGATCGGTTCGCGGCCGCGGTGCTTCTTGTCTTGGCGGGCGTAGGGGTAGAACGGCATGACGGCGGTGATCCGCTTGGCGCTGCCCCGCTTGAGCGCGTCGATCATGATGAGCTGTTCCATCAGCCAGTTGTTCACCGGCGCCGGCGCCGACTGCAACACGAAGGCGTCGCACCCGCGGACCGATTCGTGGAACCGGACGAAGATCTCGCCGTTGGCGAACTCGCGCGCGGTCTGCGCGGTGACGTGGACGTCGAGCTCCTTGGCCACCTGCTCGGCCAGCTCGGGGTGCGCCCGACCGGAGAAGAGCATCAAATTTTTGCGGTTATCGGTCCAGTCGTGGCTCACCGTGCTGCCCTTGCCGTTCGGATCCCAATGGAAGTGCCCATCGTACGAAGCGAATCGTACGGAAATGTGGCCGGGTTGCCAGCTACCGACGTCACGATGTCTGTTCGGTTTCTGCGGCGGGCGGCTGGCCGGTGGCCTTTTCGGCGGCCTCGGCCGCTTGCGCGGCGGCGCTGCCGGGGCGCTTGCGGTGCACCCAGCCCTCGATGTTGCGTTGCGGACCTGCGGAGACCGCCAGCGTTCCCGGCGGGACGTCGTTGCGCACCACGGTGCCCGCGCCGGTGTAGGCGCCGTCGCCGACCGTCACCGGAGCCACGAACATGGTGTCCGACCCGGTGCGGACGTGCGAACCGATGGTGGTCCGCCGCTTGGATTCGCCGTCGTAGTTGACGAACACGCTGGACGCGCCGATGTTGCTGTGCTCGCCGATGTCGGCGTCCCCGACATAGGTCAGGTGCGGCACTTTGGAGCCGGTGCCGATGGTGGAGTTCTTGGTCTCGACGAACGCGCCCAGCTTGCCGTCGTCGCCCAGCACGGTGCCGGGCCGCAGGTAGGTGAACGGGCCGACGGTGGCCCCGGCGCCGATGGACGACGAGGTGCCGTGGGTCCGCACCACCGAGGCGCCGTCGCCGACGCTGACGTCGGTCAGGGTGGTGTCCGGGCCAACGACGCAGTGCCCGCCGACCTGGGTGCGGCCCAGCAGCTGAGTCCCGGGGTGGATCACGGTGTCGCGGCCGATCGTCACGTCGACGTCGATCCAGGTGGTGGCCGGGTCGACGATGGTGACGCCGGCCATCTGGTGGGCGGCGACGATGCGCCGGTTGAGCTCGGCGCCCAGCTGCGCGAGCTGGACCCGGTTGTTGACGCCGGCCACCAGCGCGCTGTCGTCGACGTGGCGGGCGTGGATCGCCAGGCCGTCGCCGCGCAGGATGGCGATGACGTCGGTCAGATACAGCTCCTGCTGGGCGTTGTTGGAGCTCAACCGGTTCAGCGCCGAGCGCAACGCCGCGATGTCGAAGGCGTAGACACCGGCGTTGACCTCGCGGATCTCGCGCTGGGATTCGGTGGCGTCGGCGTGCTCCACGATCGCCGTGACCTCGTTGTCCTGGGTGCGAAGGATGCGGCCGTAGCCGCTGGGGTCGGTCAACGTCGTGGTCAGCACCGTGGCCGCGGCCGGCGCCGCGCTATGGGCGGCGATGAGGTCGGCGAGGGTGTCGGCGTCCAGCAGCGGGGTGTCGCCCGAGGTGACGACGACCACCCCGGCGTAGTCCTCGGGCAGCGCGGACAGGCCGCACAGGACGGCGTCGCCGGTGCCCCGCGGCCGGTCCTGCAGGGCCACGTCGATCGGGCGTCCGAGGGCGTCGGCCCAGTCGGCGACGAGCGGGGCGATGCGCTCGTGATCGTGGCCCAGCACCACGGCCAGGTGCTGCGGCGCCACCTTGGTGATCGCGTGCAGGAGGTGGGACAGCATGCTGCGCCCGCCGATGGTGTGCAGCACCTTCGGGGTGTCCGACCGCATCCGGGTGCCGGGCCCGGCCGCGAGCACCACGACCGCGGTATCACCAGGAGACGACATCAACCCTCCTTTTCGGGTTCGTCCCGCGCGGGCTGCGCGCGGAAGCGCCGACACGCCGTCAAGCGTGTCACCTCATCTGCGGTGAAGGCAAAAAATCGAGCCGCGGGAGACCCGCGCTCGATTCGGAGGAAGCTCCGTCGCCAGGACTCGAACCTGAACTATCTGAACCAAAATCAGAGGTGCTGCCGATTACACCACGACGGATCGCCAAGAAGACTTTAGTCGGCTTAGTCGGATGACGATGCGGGGCGCTTGCGGCCCGAGGAGGAATCCGACAATCCGGGCCTAGTCGGATGACGATGCGGGGCGCTTGCGGCCCACCGAACCGC
Coding sequences within it:
- the glmU gene encoding bifunctional UDP-N-acetylglucosamine diphosphorylase/glucosamine-1-phosphate N-acetyltransferase GlmU, which produces MSSPGDTAVVVLAAGPGTRMRSDTPKVLHTIGGRSMLSHLLHAITKVAPQHLAVVLGHDHERIAPLVADWADALGRPIDVALQDRPRGTGDAVLCGLSALPEDYAGVVVVTSGDTPLLDADTLADLIAAHSAAPAAATVLTTTLTDPSGYGRILRTQDNEVTAIVEHADATESQREIREVNAGVYAFDIAALRSALNRLSSNNAQQELYLTDVIAILRGDGLAIHARHVDDSALVAGVNNRVQLAQLGAELNRRIVAAHQMAGVTIVDPATTWIDVDVTIGRDTVIHPGTQLLGRTQVGGHCVVGPDTTLTDVSVGDGASVVRTHGTSSSIGAGATVGPFTYLRPGTVLGDDGKLGAFVETKNSTIGTGSKVPHLTYVGDADIGEHSNIGASSVFVNYDGESKRRTTIGSHVRTGSDTMFVAPVTVGDGAYTGAGTVVRNDVPPGTLAVSAGPQRNIEGWVHRKRPGSAAAQAAEAAEKATGQPPAAETEQTS
- the arsC gene encoding arsenate reductase (glutaredoxin) (This arsenate reductase requires both glutathione and glutaredoxin to convert arsenate to arsenite, after which the efflux transporter formed by ArsA and ArsB can extrude the arsenite from the cell, providing resistance.), translated to MADTVIYHNPRCSTSRKTLDLLRDSGLEPEVVEYLKNPPSRAELVKMIRDAGIDVRTAVRKRESLYEELNLADATDEQLLDAMVEHPILIERPFVVTTKGTRLARPIDAVREIL
- a CDS encoding ribose-phosphate diphosphokinase encodes the protein MSHDWTDNRKNLMLFSGRAHPELAEQVAKELDVHVTAQTAREFANGEIFVRFHESVRGCDAFVLQSAPAPVNNWLMEQLIMIDALKRGSAKRITAVMPFYPYARQDKKHRGREPISARLVADLLKTAGADRIVTVDLHTDQIQGFFDGPVDHMRGQNLLTGYIRDNYPDGNMVVVSPDSGRVRIAEKWADALGGVPLAFIHKTRDPRVPNQVVSNRVVGEVAGRTCVLIDDMIDTGGTIAGAVKLLHDDGAADVVIAATHGVLSDPAAERLAGCGAREVIVTNTLPIGEEKRFPQLTVLSIAPLLASTIRAVFENGSVTGLFDGDA
- a CDS encoding LpqN/LpqT family lipoprotein; its protein translation is MNRFGSCAAGAAIVALAVSAAGCAPKAPDYQSILSKTPTTSTTTPTAKPVPLSQYLQSIGVTGQPVAPESVPGLTISIPTPQGWAPFTSPNITPQTLIISKGGKFPTARLVAFQLNGDFDPAEVIKHGNDDARLFENFKQLDASGTPYSGFPSSMIQGSYDLDGIRLHSWNRIVIPTGPPPDHKRYLVQLTITSMANQAAAESTDIDAIIRGFVVAAK
- a CDS encoding helix-turn-helix transcriptional regulator, which codes for MSQHAEIPSLTWDDLGVVELLPTGTVTLLLADVEGSTRLWETRPEEMTAALVQLNKTVNEAIASHDGVRPLEQGEGDSFVAAFARASDAVACALELQRAPLAPIRLRIGIHTGEIQLRDDANYAGPTINRTARLRDLAHGGQTVLSGVTESLVVDRLPEDVWLADLGSHPLRDLPRPERVVQVCHPDLRNEFPPLRVRTAVVAQNLPAQLTSFVGRQAQLGELRDIVTANRLVTLTGAGGAGKTRLAVESAARVAADFSDGVWYVDLAPITIPEVAPVTVARTLGLPDQPGRSTMDLLVRFFGDKKILLLLDNCEHLLDACGAMAIELLAACPQLTILATSREPLGLPGELSWRVPSLSLADEAIELFTDRARRARPEFVVTEENRALLEQICERLDGMPLAIELAAARVRALSLHQIVDSLHDRFRLLTGGARTAVRRQQTLRASVDWSHALLTEPEQVLFRRLAAFAGGFDLDAAQAVGADSDVESYQLLDQLSLLVDKSLVVADDTADGMRYRLLETVRQYAQEKLGESGEADEVRTRHRDYYTTRAIDFESHGLSGLEALLNWAQSEIDNLRAAYSWSLEKSEPEIALELVSAVQQVWIRCGRFREGLAGFDALLTDETRSHVTPAAWVRGVAYHGVLCAWAGARGDVDRSREALAIARELDVPALLALALVGRGGLALYEVDKLESYVDEAIDLVRAIDDRWSLCQTLAYLAVTNCYAGEPIPMRAAAEEGRDLADALGDRFFSRNCRTWLGLALCMQGNLTEAQEVLHALAEEAEAARDLPMTVFGQVGYGQVLAFQGRAATLLTSARSAFNAAEAMGGLYGDTMYAMFAHAALITGDGAGARQAAEEAWRHTVPARELYARCFNPMAEAALACGDVAAARRWVDDTVAMVPGWHQMGARTVRAHIALAQGDLDQAERDAHEALVIAARTQGYLRVADALECLVRLAADVGTHSYGARLLGASAAIRERMGHARFALYREGYDSAVAAIREGLGQNAFDAAWAEGAALSTEEAIAYAQRGRGERKRPSSGWESLTPMENDVVRLVREGLGNKEIGARLFISPRTVQTHLTHVYSKLGLTSRVQLVQEAGRRS